The Arachis ipaensis cultivar K30076 chromosome B03, Araip1.1, whole genome shotgun sequence region TCAATAACAACAAAGACTCTTCAACAACACTTGTCAagggtaataataataatgggtTTGTTGAGTATTACCATTCAAATTTCATATCATTTGATCAAGGGGAACACCAACATAGATCTAGTGGGGCTCAAGTCGTCATTTCACATTTTCCTCTCCATGAAGCTGCTCCTAATTATCATTCTTTGAATCAAAAGGAGTAGTGTAGAAAAAATAGTAAATTACCATTTTATCTATGAAAGAATTAGCTTGCTGATAAAATGGTTTTCTGGAGATTGATAATTATTTTATGGTactcgattttttttttttgtttaacaaaattacttaaagcaatcataatttgttgttgttgaaatgGTAATTTATTTGGGGAAATAGACATATAAGGTGAAAGAGTTTGTGAAAAGAGCTGAGGAGAGGAAAATCATAAATAGgagttttttttatataatattgaGGCATTATTGTAACATATTATGAAAAGTAGTTAAGAGGGCACATAAGTgaacaataataattattaataaggAGAGAATTTTGTTCATTTCCAATACTACTGTGTTTGTTGAGGAAGAAATCAATTAAGAATTCGGCGAAGTGAAGAACATGTGGTATTTGTTATGTCACTGTGTTTCTGCTGTCTCCCGTCTAAaggtatattattattattgtgattGGGTGAGTTCTAACCATCAATCTGTATAGACATGACTTATGTAAATTGGTGCGATTTATGCCGCACTTTCTAAAAGAGATAAAATAATTGTCCTTTAATACAATTTATATGTAAATAAGTTGTTACTGCGATTTATCTATAAAAAAGAGGGCATATATAAGGAGAATAGGATTGAAAGGTACCAAAGATTAGTTGAAAAAGGAGAAAACTAAGAGCTAACAAGAGAAATGCAGAGAGAGTTGAGAGAAGAGATGGCAGAACCTTTTAGTTAGCATCTGCATCTGAGTTAATTAACATTTATTACAAACTAAATGATAGAGTTGCAAGTGTTGTGTATCTCTAACAAAATTGACAGTTTAACATTCTGAATGTGAAAGGTGGTTAGACAACTAACTAACAGATTAGAATAATTTCTACATTCTTTTTCATGGCCCCATCTCTTTTATTTTCCACCTTCAAAACTTTCTTCTGTTTCAGATGATGCTGACGAATTATTGGGATAGTGTACCATAAACTTGTCTCTGAGATTGAGAAAAGAAGTCGAAGAAAGTGCCTTTGTAAAGGTATTTGCAATTTGTACAGAACTAGGAATATGCATTACTTGACTCACTTTGCTTGTAACATAGTTTTTCACAAAgtaaaaatcaatttcaaaatgttTAATTTTAGAGTGTAAGATAGGATGTGCTGCTAGTAACACAACACTTTGATTATCACAATAGACAATGGGTGAAACTGTTATAGGGAATTGCAATTTATTAAGCAATCCTTTGATCTAAATCAACTCTGCAACTAAGTCAGTCAAGGCTCTATATTCAGCCTTTTATGCTTGAACGAGCGACTGCACCTTGCTTCTTAGATGACCAAGATATTAAGTTTTTCTCAAGAAATACACAAAATTCTCCAACTAAATGATTTTCTATCATTAGGATCTCCAACCCAGTTTGAGTCAGAATAAGTTGTTATTGTCATGGAAGAATTTTTGCTCAGCTTCAAGCCATGTGAAGCGGTGCCGCTCACATACCTTAAGATTCTCTTTACTAACTTCCAATGTGCTTCTAGTGGTGCTTGCATTAATTACGCTGCTCTGTTTACACTATATGACAATTCTAGCCTTGTCACTGTCAAGTATTGCAAGCTTCCCACAACTAACCTATATAGATGAGGATTTTGGAAGACAACCCCACCAGTAGCTTGCATCTTCAAAGTGGAGGGTAAGGGTGCACTACaagatttttgtttatttgtgacaatttttttcttatttgtggaGGCTTATAATCCCTATCAAATAGTTTGTGGAAGTTTTTAAAACCCCCAAAATTTAAAGTGCTACGAGGTCTTTTATGGGGAGTTTTGTGTGTGTTTAGTAGGGATTTTATATGAGACTTTTGTGGCagttttaaatcacttttgtgaCAGTTTAAAACCTCCATAAatcttaaaattatttatttatttttaattttaaataattcatTAATCTCATTTCATTTAcatattctcaaattaaaaatttattttttaatatcaaaattaaaaaattaaatcttttataacataattcctcaatataagacataattctatgtataaaaaaaaaattctcaatgtCAATAATTCCAAACATAATTGCATATGATATTATTATACATAACTAttactatttttctttaaaaagtaaaataaaaaacaacGACTCCAATATTTCAATATCATCTAATTACATAaaagtttcaaaataaaaatatgaatacaATCCCAGAAGACCTTTAGAGGATATTTTATATTCATGAACTGAATCAGAGAATGCATCTGGCACTACAAGATTCAAGTTGATTTGTGGCGATTTTTTTATTGGTTTGTGGGGGTTTGAAACCCCACCAAAAGGTTAGTGGGAGTTCTAAAcctccaaaatttgaggtgccacgagctGATTTGTGGCGGTTTTGTAAAACACCAAGACATAAGTTAGTGGCGGTTCTTTGTCTGCTTTGTGGGgggttttgagtttaattttttggcagttttttgaaatttttgtggCGGTTTAAAACCTCCACAAAAACtgaatttccaaaaaaaaaaaattacatcaatCAAGCTAAAGATTATTTAACTTTAAAGAAATTGGTAATTAGTATGTAATGAATAGAAATTTAAACAAATTACATCAATCAAATTGGTATGAAATGAACAACTTAGATCAATTAAATTTACATATTTTATATGATCTGACAATATATAAAATGATATCAGATAGTAACCCACCACTACAACAATAAATGCGGCCTTAAGATTGCCACAGGCTTCACAATAAGCTCTATTTGTCAGGAAAGGGAACTATCTGCTCAGGTAAGAAACAAATAATATCAAATAAGCAAAAAATAAGCATTAACTTCAAGTAAAACCTATACAAAATacaaatatgataaaaaaaatatgctTCTGTAAAAGATAGAATCCTCATTCCTCTGAGAAACCCTTCATAAGGTGTTCTACTCCATCCTAAGGATCCCTTCTCCTATAATAACTCTTCAGCATAAAAATGTAAAACAAATTATTGTAACTTGTTTCAAACAAATTGATTTCATAAGAAAATCTGCTAGATGGCTTTAATTGCTAGAGTTACATGCCATGACTAGTGACCTTTGCATGAATAAGGGGGCTTATCTCTACATTTCATCATTGATAAAATGCCATTTTCAAAGAATCATGAGCAATGAGTTTTATATAGTTAGCACTGTGAAATATTAACAAGGCCTCACCTGTTCCACTTTCCACTAGCACCAGCAGAATATTCCAGGATATTGCCAACTGCCATCCATGAACAAAATATAGCATTTACTACATTGTGTTGATCAGGACCTAATAATAGGAAAATTATTGTATCATGACGTTTCGTCAATATCAAGAAGGTATTTAATATAAGATGAAAATCAAGAATCCACATTGTGATTGTTGAGAACGTGAACAAAGAAAGCATGTAAAATAAGCAAGTTCTACCTGAAAAGGTCATCAGCCAAAAGTGCCCAAGCTGGTCCctacaaattaaattttgaaaacataaAATGAAAACTTACTTTCTTTCATCAATATAAAGATAACAGAAAGAAGCACATTCTAATTCTTTGACCTTACCTGCACAGTGTTGTTGGCAAGATCCAGCATCCAGAACCCAAAAATAAATACAAGAGCAGCTCTTGTTCGGTTAACTTTAAATGTGCTagaatttcaaaaatataaaatttattagtATTTAAGTAGGTTAATAGACGTGAAATTTTAAAAGCAGAAGTGTGGTAAAACTAAAGAGTAAACAAAAATGAATAGCTGGCAAGGAAAACCTACAATGCTCACTTGTATCTCCGAATAAATATCCAATCGTCTGCAGAAAATCCAATTAATATCACCAACATTACAAGACATAATTTAGCTAATGTGAAATTAAGTGTCAAAGTAATCCAGATGTAAACAATAATGACCACTGATGCTTACAGCCAAGGAAATCATAAAGGATCCTGCCAGAATGAATGGACCCTGTTATTTGCATGTTTAAATCAATCTAATAATGAATCATAAATTTGTCCAGACCAACACCCATATTCCATAAATAAATATATGTTATAAAGTTAATAAACATTCAGTGAAAAGGCATTGACGCTTGAATATAATTTAATGGAGCAATAGAAAAAATAGGCATGagaagaaatttaaagaaaattaatataaaaattaaaaataaagcaaGACTATATCACCTATCACAAGGCCAGTAATAGGGCCACAAAGCTAGATAAATGAAGAAAATGCATATCCTATACCCAACGTCTGCACCAAAAATGAGTATACAGTTAATCGGAAAGTTGAATATAATTCTATAAAGACATACATTAAACATTGACAGCAAATTAGTTAATACCAAAAGCATATATTAAAAAAAGGATAATCGCCCAAAACAAGTCAAGCAGAAAACCATGCAAGCAAATACACCTCTTATGcaactaaaataattaaataatagaaATACTCCTCTGAAGCCAATTGCAATTGATCCGCTTAGAGCTTAAGAGAATCTGCGCTCAACGGCTTGTGAAGTGACAACTTTGAAATACCACTTCTGTGGCGATTGGTGAATGCCAAATAGTGTCGAACAAAGTTTCTGTGGACAGATAACCATTCTGTTCATGAAATCCACATAAAAGGTGCAAAAATAGCAATCTGGAATCATTGAAATCATATAAGCAAGTGAGAAAGTATTCGTATGAAGCTGAATTAGGCACAAATTGGAGTTAATAGAGATCtcaaattcaattcatctttctCACAGACATGGAGATTGTCTGAAAAAATTCTGGACGGAAGTGAGTGAGAAATTTAAGTCTCGAACTAAACAAGAATAAATTAGGAAGAAATTCTCACCGCAATGACTTGGAACATGAGAATCAGTTCCACGAGATCTGATAGCTTTGAATGCAGCTTCAATCGAACTTTCCAGAGACTCCCGCTCGCACGCCTTCCAGATCTCCTCAGCTAGTGTCACTGCGTCCGCGCCGAAACCGCGCTCTGAATCCTTCAAGCCATCGGAGCAAAAGCAGAACCAACAGAAGAACCCGTCGTGGAAGATGACGCAGAAGCAGAAGATCTAAGCATTACCTCAACGATCTGAATGCAATCATCACTGACTTGGAACGAAGGAGACAATGATGGCAACACCGGCAAGAAGATGAATGGCGGTGGCGGTGACGGTGGCGGTGGCAATGACATTGAGATTCTAGGGTTTCAGAGAGATCTCACTCTCCCTCGTCCTTTCTCTCGAAGCCCtgttttgaagttttatttttttttttttgttggtatgGGCTGAGTGAATGAATAATTGGTtggattggatttttttttataattaattggATTGGAAGTATTATTACAGTGAGagtttttgttaattatttaaggAGGTTTTATAATTTTccacaaataaaatatattatggaGGTTTTTAGTAACTCCTATTAAAAAACTAtcacaaacaaataaaaattttgtagTGTGGTGAACCCTGGAACTCATACCTGCATAATTATGCAAGTATTTTCAATGTTTGCAACCCTAACTTCATATAAccatgaaaacaaaatcaaactcATGCTAAATCAATTTAGTTATATACAACTTTTGCTAATTTAATACACCATTACACTCGTAAAGAAAATAGAATCAAATTAACTAACCCTGTTCCACTCAGCTCAACACTTCAATTTCATTTAACTTAATGCATGCTCTCAttgctaaaaaaaattgaaaaaattcttTAAATGCATGATTTTTGCCAAACATATACATTTTCTAAATTAAAGAGGCAAATTTGCCAAACAtatatgaaaataattttaaaaaaatgaaaaagaaaataaaaaaatgaaaaagaagtaaAATTCAGACACAGAGGATACTGTTCCAAATATCCCTATAGCAAAGtctgaagaagaaaaaaaacttAAAAGGTCCAAAAATCCACAACACAATACACATTTATACTATCTATTAATATTGAATGAAACTAAATAGACCAAACACACGCCAATATGAACAGACCTTTTTTAAACATTCTTCAATCCCAGACTTAAGCCtaagtaaaagataaatgaaaaaaaaaattaaatgccaCGAGAATGATGATCAAATTAACTAAGAAGCCTGGGAGACATACTTAGGTGATGTATGTCCAGAAATCCCACAGTTGTAGTAGCAGCTTCAGCCGCATCCAGCACCACCTATGCCTACTTGCACTATACGAACACAATGCTCAATGAATCAGTCATAAAAtgtaaaaataaaggaaaagaaaagaaagaaactctTATCATTCTTAAGTAATATTACTATATATTGTACATGCGGACATAATCATTAATTAATGCAT contains the following coding sequences:
- the LOC107629815 gene encoding sucrose transport protein SUC3-like isoform X1; the protein is MISLATIGYLFGDTSEHSHLKLTEQELLLYLFLGSGCWILPTTLCRDQLGHFWLMTFSGPDQHNVVNAIFCSWMAVGNILEYSAGASGKWNR
- the LOC107629815 gene encoding uncharacterized protein LOC107629815 isoform X2 — translated: MISLATIGYLFGDTSEHSHLKLTEQELLLYLFLGSGCWILPTTLCRDQLGHFWLMTFSVGNILEYSAGASGKWNR